The following proteins come from a genomic window of Triticum aestivum cultivar Chinese Spring chromosome 6A, IWGSC CS RefSeq v2.1, whole genome shotgun sequence:
- the LOC123131186 gene encoding protein POLARALIZATION DURING ASYMMETRIC DIVISION AND REDISTRIBUTION-like, translating into MAMQTSTAQPLPLPPRLSTSPPSSPATVGALLTNAACASRIRRECRSPRSLLARIFGRGSGGFGCRMRIPRYCSSGAGAAAEEDAVQEEVAAPKVVVASKQEAEVRESPRSSLQGLKAAPEVSAASLGLGAGLVLLLSRGAAELSRMAELRAQKERLVMDVRAEARGSSRSDLSDGGHVDDGASVVKERIVFADAGGEDASLFRGSRDAASACGDAGVGDAVAAMDQMEAELEAELTRLQLDSDEGDGEEECVRPRRDHQLESEAKSDISSESGSLACVHIDGVLGDAARDCKEHEDNEEEEEEEEGDTDEEVEESKPCHGGVPARVLERRLHELLQLRHEQRIAELETELQRAQRKLRDKEREVSRWRDTAKLVSRHKDESRLR; encoded by the exons ATGGCAATGCAGACGAGCACGGCGCAACCGCTGCCGCTGCCCCCGCGTCTCTCGACCTCCCCGCCTTCCTCGCCGGCCACCGTCGGCGCCCTCCTCACCAATGCTGCCTGCGCCAGCAGGATCCGGCGCGAGTGCCGCTCACCACGGTCCTTGCTGGCGCGCATTTTCGGCAGGGGCAGCGGCGGGTTCGGCTGCCGCATGCGCATCCCCCGCTACTGCTCCAGCGGCGCCGGAGCGGCCGCCGAGGAGGACGCCGTACAGGAGGAGGTGGCCGCGCCTAAGGTGGTCGTGGCGAGCAAGCAAGAAGCAGAGGTTCGCGAGTCGCCTCGGAGTTCCCTGCAGG GGTTGAAGGCGGCGCCGGAGGTGTCGGCGGCGAGCCTCGGGCTGGGCGCGGGCCTGGTGCTGCTGCTGTCCAGGGGCGCGGCGGAGCTGAGCAGGATGGCGGAGCTGCGCGCCCAGAAGGAGCGGCTGGTGATGGACGTCAGGGCGGAGGCGCGTGGCAGCAGCCGCTCCGACTTGTCTGACGGCGGCCATGTCGACGACGGTGCCAGCGTCGTGAAGGAGCGCATCGTCTTTGCTGACGCCGGCGGCGAGGACGCCTCGTTGTTCCGTGGTTCACGCGATGCCGCCTCGGCGTGCGGCGATGCCGGCGTTGGAGATGCTGTCGCTGCGATGGATCAGATGGAAGCGGAGCTCGAGGCGGAACTGACGCGCCTGCAGCTCGACTCCGACGAGGGCGACGGGGAGGAGGAATGCGTGAGACCGCGgcgagatcaccagctcgag TCCGAGGCGAAGAGCGACATCTCATCGGAGAGCGGCTCCCTTGCTTGCGTCCACATAGACGGTGTCCTCGGTGACGCGGCAAGAGATTGCAAGGAACACgaagacaacgaggaggaggaggaggaggaggagggagatacTGACGAGGAGGTCGAAGAGAGCAAGCCGTGCCACGGCGGCGTGCCGGCGCGGGTGCTGGAGCGGAGGCTGCACGAGCTCCTGCAGTTGCGGCACGAGCAGCGGATCGCGGAGCTGGAGACGGAGCTGCAGCGCGCGCAGAGGAAGCTGCGGGACAAGGAGCGCGAGGTGTCCCGGTGGCGTGACACCGCCAAGCTCGTCTCCCGCCACAAGGACGAGTCGCGGCTCCGGTAG
- the LOC123129760 gene encoding anaphase-promoting complex subunit 5-like, with translation MVVGGGAMNVFAGGGGGAGPGAEAPARDDVGALLELTPHKIAVCHLVQVLAPPAPFQSVAHHNRLGLFLFSLTRAAAVVNSLFTTCYKYNMQAENAAVLLLLAEIHKKSDNAVLGLSYALASQSFCKSFNLDLLEASATLTLAELWLALGSSHVKRALGLVYQSPPMILVHGSLELRARSQIVLAKCHLTDPEFSVFEDARAVLNPLNQAAEDVQVLEYHEMAAEVYYLKAMTYNHLGKEGKREEAAACFKEHVTALENLCDKEDSLAY, from the exons atggtcgtcggcggcggcgccaTGAACGTGTTcgcggggggtggcggcggcgcggggccgggGGCCGAGGCGCCGGCGAGGGACGACGTGGGGGCGCTGCTGGAGCTGACGCCGCACAAGATAGCGGTGTGCCACCTCGTGCAGGTCTTGGCGCCGCCGGCCCCCTTCCAGTCCGTCGCCCACCACAACCGCCTCGgcctcttcctcttctccctcaCCCGC GCAGCAGCAGTGGTGAATTCTCTTTTCACTACATGCTACAAGTACAACATGCAAGCAGAGAATGCAGCTGTTCTTTTATTACTTGCGGAAATACATAAA AAGTCCGACAACGCAGTCCTTGGGCTCTCTTACGCGTTAGCCAGCCAATCGTTCTGCAAATCATTTAATTTGGATCTGCTTGAAGCTTCAGCCACACTTACTCTCGCTGAACTGTGGCTAGCTCTTGGATCAAGCCATGTAAAGAGGGCCCTAGGTCTTGTTTATCAAAGCCCTCCTATGATTCTCGTCCATGGCAGTCTTGAGTTGCGTGCTCGATCTCAGATAGTCTTAGCAAAATGTCATTTAACTGATCCAGAATTTTCAG TTTTTGAAGATGCTCGTGCTGTTCTCAACCCACTAAATCAAGCGGCTGAAGACGTGCAGGTTTTAGAG TACCACGAGATGGCGGCAGAGGTGTATTATCTCAAGGCAATGACATATAACCACCTGGGCAAGGAAGGCAAGAGGGAGGAAGCCGCAGCTTGTTTCAAGGAGCACGTTACTGCCCTCGAGAACCTGTGCGACAAGGAGGATTCACTTGCTTACTGA